The segment AGCCGGACACCTGCCCAGGTGGCCGCACGCGCTTCCATTACGCCCGTCGCCATGTCCCCCCGTGACATTCAGTCACGTATCCGCAGCGGCGCTACAGCCGCGGAAGTGGCGGAGCTGTCAGGCCTGCCGCTCGCCAACGTGCAGCGCTATGAGGGTCCGGTGCTTGCCGAGCGCGAGTACATCGCCCAGCAGGCCCGCAAAGTCGAAGTCGCTGCCCCGGCCCCCGGCCAGGACACCTACCGCGCGGCGTTCGGCGACGAACCCGCAAGCCTGGGCGAAATGGTTGCACACCGGCTCAGGGCCCACGGGATCGATTCCTCTACGGTGGAATGGGATTCCTGGCGCAGGATCGATGGCACGTGGACCGTCGTCGCACGCTTCGAAACCAAGCCAGGCAGCCTGGAAAGCATCGGCGAAGAGCCACCCGCGATGTGGACCTTCCATCCCGCCCGCAAATCCATCCAGAATGCCAACCGCTGGGCCCAGCAGCTCAGCGAACTGGAACCCCTTGATGGACCTGTACCGGCCCGGCGGCTCGCGGCCGTCTCCGACCGGCCTTTTGACTTCGAGGCCGACGCCGGGACCGCCGCCCGTGCGGCCGCTGCCGCTGCGACGAAGGAAGCCGATGGGCTCCTTGACATGTTGCGCTCGCGTCGCGGACAGAGACTGGGACTTGACGAAGACAGTGACGACGCTTTGGCGCTGCTTCTGAGCAGCGGCGTTCCGGCTGCGCATCCGCGGCCCGGCGACATCGAAGACGGACTTGCGGACAGCGAAACAGGCGACCAAGAGCCAGCCGACACAGACACGGACGAGCCGGTTGAAGCCGAACCCGCCGCCAGCCGCCGTGACGCGCGTGCATCCATGCTGTCGCGGCTGAGCCTGGCCCCGAAGCATGACGACACGGAAGACGACTCCCTCCATCTTCACGACGGCGTCAGCACGGACACCCGTGAAATCACGGTGATCCCCGGTGCCCTGCGCCCTGTGACCATGTTGCGCGGCAGGAACGACAACGACACGCAGACCGGCCAGGACGAGGCACGAACCCCGGGAGCAGCATCACCGCGGGCGGGCCTGGACGAACTGCTCGGCGGGGCTCCCCGGCGGGAACGCGAAGAGCCGAAGCCCAGCCGTGCCGGCCAGAAGGATGAAGAATCTTCCGACGCGGGGGCGGCCGAGCGCCAGCCGTCACGGCCCAAGCGCTCCAGTATTCCCAGCTGGGATGAAATCGTCTTCGGGACGCGCGGAGACTAGGCAGTTTTCAGTTCGTTGCGGCTTCAGCTAGCGCCGTGCCAAAGGCAAGCGTCGACGTCGAACGGCAGCAACTGATCCCGGCTCGCCATGAGGTTGGCCCCGTGTGCCGTGACCCGGCGCATGTAGTGCCTGCGGCATAGGGTCTCGTATCCGACGACCGGGTGCGACGCGTCGACTTGCTCCGGGGTAGCTTCCGCCCTGTCGGCATCCCTGGCAACGTCTCCCACCACGACCTGCTCGCCTTCGACCACCATGATGCCGTCCACGGTCCGCGCATTGTGTGTTGCCCGGCGGCCGCACCAACAGAGGGCTTCGACCTGCAGGACCTGGACCCTGTCCGCGAGCTCCACGAAACGCTGGGATCCGGGGAACAGCCGGGTGCGGAAGTCGGACGTGATTCCGAATGCGAACACGTCGACGCCCATCTCATCAACCACGCGCGCCAGCTGTTCCACTTGCCCGGGTGAGTAGAACTGGGCTTCATCACAGATCAGGTAGTCCACCTTGAGGCCCGTGGTCCGGCGTCGGACAACTTCGTCCCAGAAATCGGTGGTGTCAATGACTTCCACGGCGTCCGTCTGGAGCCCGAGCCGGCTGGAGATGACGGAGCCGCCGGCGCGGTCGTTGCAACTGAAGCGCACCCCGCCCCGGCCGCGTGCACGGTGGTTGTAGTCCATCTGCAAAGCAAGGGTGGACTTGCCGCAGTCCATGGTTCCGGAGAAGAAAATAAGCTCAGCCACGGCGGCCCTTGGGACCTCCGGCTTGGAAGCAAAGCAGCGGAACTTCGCGCTCCGCCTTGGTCAGCGAACCATGTTGCCCCACCACCTCCAAAGCAGTCGGACGGACGCGGCGGACGTCGTAGAGCGCCAAAGTGTCCCGGGCGGCGATCATGACGTCCCCGATCCGGGGGGAAACCTCTGCTCGGAAGACCCCGAAGAGTCCGGCGTCAAGGGCCTGCTCGCGGGTGAAGGCCCAGATCCGCTCGCCGAAGCGGGCGCGCCAGGCATCCAACAGGGCTTCCCGGTGACGCGATCCGGCGTCGGGTTCGAGGTACAGGTGGACCATGCGCGGCTCGCCTGCCGTGTGCCGGACCCCGGCGATAAGGGCGGGATCGGCGGAGTAGTCGATGCGCTGTGACTCGGGGACGTCGAGCATTCCATGGTCGCCGGTGAGCAGGATGGTTGTCCCCGCGGGCAGTGCGGCAGAGAGCCTCTTGACCGTTGAATCGATTTCTTCGAGCTGGTGCTCCCAGCGATCGGACTGGCAGCCGTAGCGGTGCCCGGCTTTGTCCA is part of the Arthrobacter ramosus genome and harbors:
- the sepH gene encoding septation protein SepH, which translates into the protein MRDLRLVGVHDDGGHLLLSGTGGEMFQLPIDEALRVAASRTPAQVAARASITPVAMSPRDIQSRIRSGATAAEVAELSGLPLANVQRYEGPVLAEREYIAQQARKVEVAAPAPGQDTYRAAFGDEPASLGEMVAHRLRAHGIDSSTVEWDSWRRIDGTWTVVARFETKPGSLESIGEEPPAMWTFHPARKSIQNANRWAQQLSELEPLDGPVPARRLAAVSDRPFDFEADAGTAARAAAAAATKEADGLLDMLRSRRGQRLGLDEDSDDALALLLSSGVPAAHPRPGDIEDGLADSETGDQEPADTDTDEPVEAEPAASRRDARASMLSRLSLAPKHDDTEDDSLHLHDGVSTDTREITVIPGALRPVTMLRGRNDNDTQTGQDEARTPGAASPRAGLDELLGGAPRREREEPKPSRAGQKDEESSDAGAAERQPSRPKRSSIPSWDEIVFGTRGD
- a CDS encoding thymidine kinase, which produces MAELIFFSGTMDCGKSTLALQMDYNHRARGRGGVRFSCNDRAGGSVISSRLGLQTDAVEVIDTTDFWDEVVRRRTTGLKVDYLICDEAQFYSPGQVEQLARVVDEMGVDVFAFGITSDFRTRLFPGSQRFVELADRVQVLQVEALCWCGRRATHNARTVDGIMVVEGEQVVVGDVARDADRAEATPEQVDASHPVVGYETLCRRHYMRRVTAHGANLMASRDQLLPFDVDACLWHGAS